One Mycolicibacter sp. MU0083 DNA window includes the following coding sequences:
- a CDS encoding DUF3068 domain-containing protein, translating into MNRAVMMRIAACAVMGLGAALLIAALLLSTYTAGKISKIPLDIDVTLISNGSGAALDPESLGGEHAVVDQDVPLVAQQQIGVESPANADVVTLQAGSSLRRADRQKDTGLLLAIVDTVTMNRTSGEAVSDDTHPGGSVQRPRNYDDDSPPTNIALPHEGLSYRFPFNTQKQSYEFFDPIAQKAFEANYDGEDDVNGLATYRFEQRVGYDPDGALSEPVRYPSLYGHDEDGEITTSARVWNIDGPDPDEEITMTRYYAAQRVMWVDPVSGTIVKSKVHANHYYARDPLKPEVALADYTVTSSEETIEAQVNAARNERDRVALWSRILPITFTAAGLICLIGGVLVGWFSLPAEAALGRRGRHGSDDSGFFGGFVPKAPTAERPSGAEAETEKIPAQRPQLDPPPAKTESTPPDRGAADSASDPT; encoded by the coding sequence GTGAACCGAGCAGTCATGATGCGTATCGCGGCATGCGCAGTCATGGGCCTCGGCGCCGCACTGCTGATTGCCGCGCTGCTGCTGTCCACCTACACCGCGGGCAAGATCTCCAAGATCCCGCTCGACATCGACGTCACGCTGATCAGCAACGGCAGCGGTGCGGCGCTGGACCCGGAGTCCCTCGGCGGGGAGCACGCGGTCGTCGACCAGGACGTCCCGCTGGTCGCCCAGCAGCAGATCGGGGTCGAATCCCCCGCCAACGCCGACGTGGTCACCCTGCAGGCCGGCTCGTCGCTGCGGCGCGCGGACCGGCAGAAGGACACCGGCCTGCTGCTGGCCATCGTCGACACGGTGACCATGAACCGCACCTCCGGCGAAGCGGTCTCCGACGACACCCACCCCGGCGGTTCGGTGCAGCGGCCGCGCAATTACGACGACGACAGCCCGCCCACCAACATCGCGCTGCCGCACGAGGGGCTGTCCTACCGGTTCCCGTTCAACACCCAGAAGCAGTCGTACGAATTCTTCGACCCGATCGCACAGAAGGCCTTCGAGGCCAACTACGACGGCGAGGACGACGTCAACGGACTGGCGACCTACCGGTTCGAGCAGCGCGTCGGCTACGACCCCGACGGGGCGCTGTCCGAGCCGGTGCGCTACCCGTCGCTGTACGGCCACGACGAGGACGGCGAGATCACCACCAGCGCGCGGGTGTGGAACATCGACGGTCCCGACCCCGACGAAGAGATCACCATGACGCGGTATTACGCCGCGCAGCGCGTGATGTGGGTGGACCCGGTCTCGGGCACCATCGTCAAGTCGAAGGTGCACGCCAACCACTACTACGCCCGCGACCCGCTCAAGCCCGAGGTGGCGCTGGCCGACTACACCGTCACCAGCTCCGAGGAGACGATCGAGGCGCAGGTCAACGCGGCCCGCAACGAGCGCGACCGGGTGGCGTTGTGGTCGCGGATCCTGCCGATCACCTTCACCGCCGCCGGACTGATCTGCTTGATCGGCGGCGTCCTGGTCGGCTGGTTCAGCCTGCCCGCCGAGGCCGCGCTGGGCCGCCGGGGCCGGCACGGTTCCGACGACAGCGGCTTCTTCGGCGGTTTCGTGCCCAAGGCACCGACGGCCGAGCGTCCCTCCGGCGCCGAGGCCGAGACCGAGAAGATCCCGGCTCAGCGGCCCCAGCTGGATCCGCCGCCGGCGAAGACCGAGTCGACCCCGCCCGATCGCGGCGCCGCGGATTCGGCTTCCGACCCGACGTAG
- a CDS encoding acyltransferase family protein, translating into MNQQVGGVRSFLPAVEGMRACAAIGVVITHVAFQTGHSSGISGRLWSRFDMAVAVFFALSGFLLWRGHAAAARGLRPAPKAAHYLRSRVVRIAPAYLVSVVVILALLPDAGDASLTVWLANLTMTQIYVPLTLTPGLTQMWSLAVEVSFYITLPLLALSARRLPVAARIPAIAAVSLLSLGWGFLPIHTPYGVNPLNWAPAYGCWFGAGMLLAEWAYSPVGRVHRLARNRWLMAAVTLVAFLVAASPLAGPEGLTSATVGQFIVRTAMGGVLAWALLAPLVLDRPDTPHRLLASPAMVTLGRWSYGIFIWHLAALDMVFPVIGRFAFTGDMAVVLALTLVFTVAIASVSYALVEQPCREMLRAWELRRRAPEKSQAARPDGVYSEASLVNSAAP; encoded by the coding sequence ATGAATCAGCAGGTCGGCGGCGTGCGCAGTTTCCTGCCCGCCGTCGAGGGCATGCGTGCCTGTGCGGCGATCGGCGTGGTCATCACCCATGTGGCGTTCCAGACCGGGCATTCCTCGGGGATCAGCGGCCGGCTGTGGAGCCGGTTCGACATGGCCGTGGCGGTGTTCTTCGCGCTCAGCGGTTTCCTGCTGTGGCGCGGGCATGCCGCGGCCGCCCGTGGGCTGCGGCCGGCACCGAAAGCGGCGCACTACCTGCGGTCCCGCGTGGTGCGGATCGCGCCGGCCTACCTGGTGTCGGTGGTGGTGATCCTGGCGTTGCTGCCCGACGCCGGCGACGCCAGCCTGACGGTGTGGCTGGCGAATCTGACGATGACGCAGATCTATGTGCCGTTGACGTTGACGCCGGGGCTGACCCAGATGTGGAGCCTGGCGGTGGAGGTCAGCTTCTACATCACGCTGCCACTGCTGGCGCTGTCGGCGCGGCGGCTGCCGGTGGCGGCCCGGATACCGGCGATCGCCGCGGTGTCGCTGCTCAGCCTGGGCTGGGGATTCCTGCCGATCCACACCCCCTACGGGGTCAATCCGCTGAACTGGGCGCCGGCCTACGGCTGCTGGTTCGGGGCGGGCATGTTGCTGGCCGAGTGGGCCTACAGCCCGGTCGGCCGGGTCCACCGGCTGGCCCGCAATCGGTGGCTGATGGCGGCGGTGACGCTGGTGGCGTTCCTGGTGGCCGCGTCCCCGCTGGCCGGGCCGGAGGGGCTGACGTCGGCCACCGTCGGCCAGTTCATCGTGCGGACCGCGATGGGCGGCGTGCTGGCCTGGGCGCTGCTGGCACCGCTGGTGCTGGACCGCCCCGACACCCCGCACCGGCTTTTGGCCAGTCCGGCGATGGTGACGTTGGGCCGCTGGTCCTACGGCATCTTCATCTGGCACCTGGCGGCGCTGGACATGGTGTTCCCGGTGATCGGCCGGTTCGCCTTCACCGGGGACATGGCCGTGGTGCTGGCGCTGACGCTGGTGTTCACCGTGGCGATCGCCTCGGTCAGCTACGCGCTGGTGGAGCAGCCGTGCCGGGAGATGCTGCGCGCCTGGGAGTTGCGCCGCCGAGCGCCGGAGAAATCTCAGGCGGCGCGGCCCGACGGGGTGTATTCGGAGGCGTCGCTGGTGAATTCGGCGGCCCCGTAG
- a CDS encoding oxygenase MpaB family protein, translating into MPTHYPQLHERVRRQADLLPELYGELDFDSQPYRTTTDPDDLSSLRAKPGTREALLADDAAVELISTATWLGDVVADSYAALMGRYSVTELIGMLKTACRKGIDAVPDAPDELAALIADMEVIPDWLDMDLVRRGAEESQLPMALLAPFVVRGSFIATFINTYAALPMALTGALSGKRAARRVNETTSFFTVTTLPGALDRHGPGFEAAAMVRLMHSMVRFNALKRSPKWDVAVYGMPIPQVDQMPAGMINLFLMAMDARREGRTEFTESERAVVEFTHYRNFLLGLPEELLPRTPEEIIRVLTARAALLRDDFDDATCGEMVRSTMAAYLRPNDTLRERIADSVEKSYSKLFFVRMFSGGKKDVAAKMGVTLSAGDYARAAVCAPFILGRIFVVQRAMRVPALRGVTNAYLQRLLKYRLATYGAAEFTSDASEYTPSGRAA; encoded by the coding sequence CTGCCCACGCACTACCCGCAGCTGCATGAGCGCGTTCGCCGTCAGGCCGATCTGCTGCCGGAGCTCTACGGCGAGCTGGACTTCGACTCCCAGCCCTACCGCACCACCACCGACCCCGACGACCTGTCGTCGCTGCGCGCCAAGCCCGGGACCCGCGAAGCCCTGCTGGCCGACGACGCCGCGGTCGAACTGATCTCGACGGCGACCTGGCTGGGCGATGTGGTGGCCGACTCCTACGCCGCACTGATGGGCCGCTACAGCGTCACCGAACTGATCGGCATGCTGAAGACGGCCTGCCGCAAGGGAATCGACGCGGTGCCGGATGCACCGGACGAGCTGGCCGCGCTGATCGCCGACATGGAGGTCATCCCGGACTGGCTGGACATGGACCTGGTGCGCCGCGGCGCCGAAGAATCCCAGCTCCCGATGGCGCTGCTGGCGCCGTTCGTGGTCCGCGGGTCGTTCATCGCGACGTTCATCAACACCTACGCGGCGCTGCCGATGGCGCTGACCGGCGCGTTGAGCGGCAAGCGCGCCGCCCGCCGGGTCAACGAGACCACCAGTTTCTTCACCGTCACCACGCTGCCCGGTGCGCTGGACCGGCACGGCCCGGGCTTCGAGGCCGCGGCCATGGTGCGCCTGATGCACTCGATGGTTCGGTTCAACGCCCTCAAGCGGTCCCCGAAGTGGGACGTCGCCGTCTACGGCATGCCGATCCCGCAGGTCGACCAGATGCCGGCCGGGATGATCAACCTCTTCCTGATGGCCATGGACGCCCGCCGTGAGGGCCGCACCGAGTTCACCGAGAGCGAGCGTGCCGTGGTGGAGTTCACCCACTACCGCAACTTCCTGCTCGGTCTGCCCGAAGAACTGCTGCCGCGGACCCCGGAGGAGATCATCCGGGTGCTCACCGCCCGGGCGGCGCTGCTGCGCGACGACTTCGACGACGCCACCTGCGGGGAGATGGTCCGCTCGACCATGGCCGCCTACCTGCGCCCGAACGACACGCTGCGCGAACGCATCGCCGACAGCGTCGAGAAGAGCTACAGCAAGCTGTTCTTCGTCCGGATGTTCAGCGGCGGCAAGAAGGACGTGGCCGCCAAGATGGGCGTGACACTCAGCGCCGGCGACTACGCGCGCGCCGCGGTGTGCGCACCGTTCATCCTCGGCCGCATCTTCGTGGTGCAACGCGCGATGCGTGTGCCCGCACTGCGCGGGGTCACCAACGCCTACCTGCAGCGGTTGCTCAAGTACCGGCTGGCGACCTACGGGGCCGCCGAATTCACCAGCGACGCCTCCGAATACACCCCGTCGGGCCGCGCCGCCTGA
- a CDS encoding oxygenase MpaB family protein has translation MTTHYPQLAERVRRQAEILPALYGDLDFDVQPYRTTTSPEDTSSLPPWIAEREPYLADEPAVELICTATWLGDAVADAYATLMSDYSVTELIGMLKTACRKGIDAVPDAPPELHAFIAAMEDTPDWLDMDLVRRGARESRIPAALVSPFITRGAFIATFVNTYAALPMALTGALSGKRAARRVNETTSFFAITTLPGALERYGPGFEAAAMVRLMHSMVRYNALKRSPKWDVDVYGLPIPQVDQMPAGMINLYLMSLTAQRQGRTEFSSRERAVVEFTHYRNFLLGLPDELLPRTPGEIIRVFHARAALLRDDFDDATCGEMIRSTMAAYLRPNDSLRERIADAVERSYSKAGFIKAFCSGDRSIAASMGVPIGLDDVVRIGLTAPFIVGRILAVQQADRYPLLRPYVDDYILGLLKYRLKTYGVPEFTSDAADYTPAGQPA, from the coding sequence ATGACCACGCACTACCCCCAGCTCGCCGAGCGCGTCCGCCGCCAGGCCGAGATCCTGCCCGCCCTCTACGGCGACCTGGACTTCGACGTCCAGCCCTACCGGACGACAACCTCGCCCGAGGACACCTCGTCGCTACCGCCCTGGATAGCCGAGCGCGAACCGTACCTGGCCGACGAGCCCGCGGTGGAGCTGATCTGCACCGCGACCTGGCTCGGCGACGCGGTGGCCGACGCCTACGCCACGCTGATGTCGGACTACAGCGTCACCGAGCTGATCGGCATGCTGAAGACGGCCTGCCGCAAGGGCATCGACGCCGTCCCCGACGCCCCGCCGGAACTGCACGCGTTCATCGCCGCGATGGAGGACACCCCGGACTGGCTGGACATGGACCTGGTGCGCCGCGGCGCCCGCGAGTCACGCATTCCCGCGGCGCTGGTGTCGCCGTTCATCACCCGCGGCGCCTTCATCGCGACCTTCGTCAACACCTATGCCGCGCTGCCGATGGCACTGACCGGGGCGTTGAGCGGCAAGCGCGCCGCCCGCCGGGTCAACGAGACCACCAGCTTCTTCGCGATCACCACCCTGCCCGGCGCCCTGGAGCGCTACGGGCCGGGATTCGAGGCCGCGGCCATGGTGCGCCTGATGCACTCGATGGTGCGCTACAACGCCCTGAAACGCTCCCCGAAATGGGACGTCGACGTCTACGGGCTGCCGATCCCGCAGGTCGATCAGATGCCGGCCGGGATGATCAACCTGTATCTGATGTCGCTGACCGCGCAACGCCAGGGCCGCACCGAGTTCAGCAGCCGCGAACGCGCCGTCGTGGAATTCACCCACTACCGGAACTTCCTGCTGGGACTGCCCGACGAGCTGCTGCCCCGCACGCCGGGGGAGATCATCCGGGTCTTCCACGCCCGCGCCGCACTGCTGCGCGACGACTTCGACGACGCCACCTGCGGCGAGATGATCCGCTCCACGATGGCCGCCTACCTGCGCCCGAACGACTCGCTGCGCGAACGCATCGCCGATGCGGTGGAGCGCAGCTACAGCAAGGCCGGTTTCATCAAGGCGTTCTGCAGCGGGGACCGGTCCATCGCGGCGTCGATGGGCGTACCGATCGGGCTGGACGACGTCGTCCGGATCGGGTTGACCGCCCCGTTCATCGTCGGCCGCATCCTGGCGGTGCAGCAGGCCGACCGCTATCCGCTGCTGCGGCCGTACGTCGACGACTACATCCTCGGGCTGTTGAAATACCGGTTGAAGACCTACGGGGTGCCCGAGTTCACCAGCGACGCCGCCGACTACACCCCGGCCGGGCAACCGGCCTGA
- a CDS encoding TetR/AcrR family transcriptional regulator encodes MTGEARREQILDVTHAIVDAEGFHAATPNRVASDAGVNRSLIYQQFGSPAGLFVALIDREAGRAAAQFTAAITGTENPEAEDFLTRVFEGVLRAVDGHAATWRLFMFPPQGAPPELHERLAAAEAAVRSFLTRELLRSLPDLADPDYTARVVAAIGRELLQLRLSEPEQATPERLRAVLGSVELRTGSTARRR; translated from the coding sequence ATGACGGGGGAGGCTCGGCGCGAGCAGATCCTCGACGTCACCCACGCGATCGTCGACGCCGAGGGCTTCCACGCCGCGACGCCGAACCGGGTGGCGTCGGACGCCGGCGTGAACCGTTCGCTGATCTATCAGCAGTTCGGCAGTCCCGCAGGACTTTTCGTCGCACTCATCGACCGGGAGGCCGGCCGGGCCGCCGCCCAGTTCACCGCGGCCATCACCGGCACCGAGAACCCCGAGGCCGAAGACTTCCTGACGCGGGTCTTCGAAGGCGTGCTGCGCGCCGTCGACGGCCACGCCGCGACCTGGCGGCTGTTCATGTTCCCGCCGCAGGGCGCGCCCCCGGAGTTACACGAGCGGCTGGCCGCCGCCGAGGCCGCGGTCCGGTCCTTTCTGACCCGGGAGTTGCTGCGCAGCCTGCCGGACCTGGCCGATCCCGACTACACCGCCCGGGTGGTGGCCGCCATCGGCCGTGAACTGCTGCAACTGCGCCTCAGTGAACCCGAGCAGGCCACGCCCGAGCGACTACGCGCCGTGCTCGGCTCGGTGGAACTGCGCACCGGCAGTACCGCGCGGCGGCGGTGA
- a CDS encoding phosphotriesterase family protein — protein sequence MSQLNTARGTIDTADIGTTLMHEHVFLMTTEIAQNYPDEWGDEDARVADAINRLNELKAAGVDTIVDLTVIGLGRYIPRISRVAAGTELNIVVATGIYTYNDVPFYYHYRGPGTLLDGPDIMAEMFVRDIETGIADTGVKAAILKCATDEPGVTPGVERVLRAVAAAHRQTGVPISTHTHAGTRRGLEQQRIFTEEGVDLSRVVIGHSGDTTDLDYLEELIAAGSYLGMDRFGIDLVLPFEDRVDTVAAMCERGHADKMVLSHDANCYFDALPGELSAAAAPNWHYLHIHHDVLPALRQRGVTEDQLRTMLVDNPRRIFEHSGGY from the coding sequence ATGTCGCAGCTGAACACCGCCCGCGGAACTATCGACACCGCCGATATCGGCACCACCCTGATGCACGAGCACGTGTTCCTGATGACCACCGAGATCGCCCAGAACTACCCCGACGAATGGGGTGACGAGGACGCCCGGGTGGCCGACGCGATCAACCGACTCAACGAACTCAAGGCCGCCGGGGTCGACACCATCGTGGACCTGACGGTGATCGGGCTGGGCCGCTACATTCCGCGGATCTCGCGGGTGGCCGCCGGCACCGAGTTGAACATCGTGGTGGCCACCGGCATCTACACCTACAACGACGTCCCGTTCTACTACCACTACCGCGGCCCGGGCACCCTGCTCGACGGCCCCGACATCATGGCGGAGATGTTCGTCCGCGACATCGAGACCGGCATCGCCGACACCGGCGTCAAGGCCGCGATCCTCAAGTGCGCCACCGACGAACCGGGCGTCACCCCCGGCGTCGAGCGGGTGCTGCGCGCGGTGGCCGCCGCCCACCGCCAGACCGGCGTGCCGATCTCCACCCACACCCACGCCGGCACCCGCCGCGGCCTGGAGCAGCAGCGCATCTTCACCGAGGAGGGCGTGGACCTGTCCCGGGTGGTGATCGGGCACTCCGGGGACACCACCGACCTGGACTACCTGGAAGAGTTGATCGCCGCCGGCTCCTACCTGGGCATGGACCGCTTCGGGATCGATCTGGTGCTGCCGTTCGAGGACCGGGTCGACACGGTGGCGGCCATGTGCGAGCGCGGCCACGCCGACAAGATGGTGCTCTCCCACGACGCGAACTGCTACTTCGACGCCCTGCCCGGGGAACTGAGCGCGGCGGCGGCCCCGAACTGGCACTACCTGCACATCCACCACGACGTCCTGCCGGCGCTGCGGCAGCGCGGGGTCACCGAGGATCAGCTACGCACCATGTTGGTCGACAACCCGCGCCGGATCTTCGAGCACTCCGGCGGTTACTGA
- a CDS encoding MarR family winged helix-turn-helix transcriptional regulator — protein MATRWLSSEEQQMWRGYLDSTRLLLRSLDRQLTDDSGISLADFEMLALLSEAPEHRMRMNELADITVTTRSGITRAVKRLIDAGWVRQVKCEEDKRGQFAELTEAGLDKVRAAAPGHVQAVRAGLFDALSPREVELFTHSYARIRDNLLERS, from the coding sequence ATGGCGACCCGGTGGCTCAGCAGTGAGGAGCAGCAGATGTGGCGGGGCTACCTCGACAGCACGCGGCTGTTGCTACGCAGCCTGGACCGGCAGTTGACCGACGATTCCGGTATCAGCCTGGCCGACTTCGAGATGCTGGCGCTGCTCTCCGAGGCCCCGGAACACCGGATGCGGATGAACGAGCTGGCCGACATCACCGTGACCACCCGCAGCGGCATCACCCGGGCGGTCAAACGGCTCATCGACGCCGGCTGGGTTCGCCAGGTCAAGTGCGAAGAGGACAAGCGCGGCCAGTTCGCCGAGCTCACCGAGGCGGGCCTGGACAAGGTGCGCGCCGCCGCGCCCGGCCACGTGCAGGCGGTACGCGCCGGGCTGTTCGACGCGCTGAGCCCCCGCGAAGTGGAACTGTTCACCCACTCCTACGCGCGGATCCGCGACAACCTGCTGGAGCGGTCCTGA
- a CDS encoding LLM class flavin-dependent oxidoreductase has protein sequence MQFGIFTVGDVTVDPTTGRAPTEAERIKATVAIAKKAEEVGLDVFATGEHHNPPFVPSSPTTLLGYIAAQTERIQLTTATTLITTNDPVKIAEDFSVLQHLADGRVDLMLGRGNTGPVYPWFGKDIRAALPLTVENYQLLRRLWREEVVDWTGEHRTPLHGFTCTPRPLDGVAPFVWHGSIRSPEIAELAAHFGDGFFANHIFWPASHTERMVRLYRQRFEHYGHGSADQAIVGLGGQVFLRPNSQDAINEFRPYFDNAPVYGHGPSLEEFSAQTPLTVGSPQQVIEKTLSFRDYVGDYQRQLFLVDHAGLPLKTVLEQLDLLGEHVIPVLRKEFAIGRPAHVPGAPTHRSLVEAARQPEIREAS, from the coding sequence ATGCAGTTCGGCATCTTCACCGTCGGCGACGTCACCGTCGACCCGACCACCGGTCGCGCGCCGACCGAGGCGGAGCGGATCAAAGCGACCGTGGCCATCGCCAAGAAGGCCGAGGAGGTCGGCCTGGACGTCTTCGCCACCGGCGAGCACCACAACCCGCCGTTCGTGCCGTCGTCGCCGACCACCCTGCTGGGCTACATCGCCGCGCAGACCGAGCGGATCCAACTGACCACCGCCACCACGCTGATCACCACCAACGATCCGGTCAAGATCGCCGAGGACTTCAGCGTGCTGCAGCACCTCGCCGACGGCCGCGTCGACCTGATGCTCGGCCGCGGCAACACTGGACCGGTCTATCCCTGGTTCGGCAAGGACATCCGGGCCGCGCTACCGCTGACGGTGGAGAACTACCAGTTGCTGCGGCGGCTGTGGCGCGAAGAGGTCGTCGACTGGACCGGTGAACACCGCACCCCGCTGCACGGGTTCACGTGCACGCCGCGGCCGCTGGACGGGGTGGCCCCGTTCGTCTGGCACGGATCGATCCGCAGTCCCGAGATCGCCGAACTGGCGGCGCACTTCGGTGACGGCTTCTTCGCCAACCACATCTTCTGGCCGGCGTCGCACACCGAGCGGATGGTCCGGCTCTACCGGCAGCGCTTCGAGCACTACGGGCACGGCAGCGCCGACCAGGCGATCGTCGGCTTGGGCGGGCAGGTGTTCCTGCGGCCCAACAGTCAAGACGCGATCAACGAGTTCCGTCCGTACTTCGACAACGCCCCGGTCTACGGGCACGGCCCGAGCCTGGAGGAGTTCAGCGCCCAGACCCCGCTGACGGTCGGGTCGCCGCAACAGGTGATCGAGAAGACGTTGAGCTTCCGCGACTACGTCGGCGACTACCAGCGGCAGCTGTTCCTCGTCGACCACGCCGGTCTGCCGTTGAAGACGGTCCTCGAACAGCTCGACCTGCTCGGTGAACACGTCATCCCGGTGTTGCGCAAGGAATTCGCCATCGGGCGGCCCGCGCACGTGCCCGGCGCGCCCACGCACCGGTCCCTGGTGGAGGCCGCCCGGCAGCCCGAGATCAGGGAGGCGTCATGA
- a CDS encoding CE1759 family FMN reductase translates to MKVITISGGLREPSSTRLLADRLGAAVSAGPAGVDVEVVELRLLARAITDAMLTGFAAPELQEVFDAIAGCDGLIAVTPTFNATFSGLFKSFFDVLPEQTLHGTPVLIAATGGTERHSMVLDHALRPMFAYLHALVSPTGVYAATSDFGAPGLSERITKAANEFTGLLELRGPHRNDTVSAELDEMNRLLAGA, encoded by the coding sequence ATGAAAGTGATCACGATCAGCGGCGGGCTGCGCGAGCCGTCGTCGACCCGGCTGCTGGCCGACCGGCTCGGCGCGGCGGTAAGCGCCGGACCGGCCGGTGTCGATGTCGAGGTGGTCGAGCTGCGGCTGTTGGCCCGGGCGATCACCGACGCCATGCTGACCGGGTTCGCCGCACCGGAGTTGCAGGAGGTGTTCGACGCGATCGCCGGCTGTGACGGGCTGATCGCGGTGACGCCGACGTTCAACGCGACGTTCAGCGGCCTGTTCAAGTCGTTCTTCGATGTGCTGCCCGAACAGACGCTGCACGGAACGCCGGTGCTGATCGCGGCCACCGGCGGGACCGAGCGCCACAGCATGGTGCTCGACCACGCCCTGCGCCCGATGTTCGCCTACCTACATGCCCTGGTCTCGCCGACCGGGGTCTACGCCGCGACGTCGGACTTCGGTGCGCCCGGGCTGTCCGAGCGAATCACCAAGGCGGCCAACGAATTCACCGGATTGCTAGAACTGCGCGGTCCGCACCGCAACGATACGGTCAGCGCAGAACTCGATGAGATGAACCGCCTGCTCGCAGGCGCCTAA
- the wrbA gene encoding NAD(P)H:quinone oxidoreductase — MTKLAVIYYSATGHGTAMAQRIARAGEAAGAEVRVRHIAETRDPETFAQNPAWTANHAATKDLPAATGDDIVWADAVIFGSPTRFGSPAAQFRNFLDGLGGLWAQGALADKVYAGYTSSQTAHGGQEATLLNLYVSLMHFGGILVPPGYTDPIKFADGNPYGVGHITGPNNQNELSDATLDALDHLATRVVGVAAKLAAG, encoded by the coding sequence ATGACGAAACTGGCGGTTATCTACTATTCGGCCACCGGACACGGCACCGCGATGGCGCAGCGCATCGCCCGGGCCGGCGAGGCGGCCGGCGCCGAGGTGCGGGTGCGGCACATCGCCGAGACGCGTGATCCGGAGACTTTCGCCCAGAACCCGGCGTGGACCGCCAATCACGCCGCGACCAAGGACCTGCCGGCGGCCACCGGAGACGACATCGTCTGGGCCGACGCGGTGATCTTCGGATCGCCCACCCGATTCGGTTCCCCCGCAGCACAATTCCGCAACTTCCTGGACGGGCTCGGCGGGCTGTGGGCCCAGGGTGCCCTGGCCGACAAGGTCTACGCCGGCTACACCTCCAGTCAGACCGCACACGGCGGGCAGGAGGCCACCCTGCTCAACCTCTACGTCTCACTGATGCACTTCGGTGGCATCCTGGTCCCGCCCGGCTACACCGACCCGATCAAGTTCGCCGACGGCAACCCCTACGGGGTCGGGCACATCACCGGCCCGAACAACCAGAACGAGCTCAGCGACGCCACGCTGGACGCCCTCGACCACCTGGCCACCCGGGTGGTGGGAGTGGCCGCCAAACTCGCCGCCGGCTGA